In Zingiber officinale cultivar Zhangliang chromosome 11B, Zo_v1.1, whole genome shotgun sequence, a single window of DNA contains:
- the LOC122034311 gene encoding uncharacterized protein LOC122034311, whose translation MTYPTEYDALIAISGGREGTQNILSQMRRVFSAEDPTQGSTEVQNSTYRDLEKLSCDNVKHIIQYINEYMRLAAKTGRFFAGPELSEKFWLKMPGDLGNRIKTAFEAKHPGLTVGVFPRIIFAHKFLEQECKDAAFKRSLKDLSFCNQIPIPGYYQKAGSKRIGIRQSKTYKGKPHNTHARIEKRKHLLRNKKCKCYFARDCPNDKRNVKRVAIFEQLEIPEDYDILSVQEGEAQSDAIYSISEGEDDILEVQHSVQTLQINSLYMLGLEDGGYRQQIKLTDAQSNCLHQWKHNEKILAPQSTTCTCNSCTCNSILSYELDTGAEKLYHLV comes from the exons ATGACTTACCCTactgaatatgatgcccttattGCCATCAGTGGAGGACGAGAAGGTACACAAAATATTTTATCACAAATGAGACGAGTATTTTCTGCTGAAGACCCTACTCAAGGTTCAACTGAAGTTCAAAATTCAACATATAGGGATTTAGAGAAATTATCTTGTGATAATGTTAAACACATAATTCAGTACATCAATGAATATATGAGACTGGCAGCAAAGACTGGTCGCTTTTTTGCAGGACCAGAACTTTCAGAAAAATTTTGGTTAAAAATGCCAGGGGATCTTGGAAATAGAATCAAAACGGCCTTTGAAGCAAAGCATCCCGGTCTGACAGTAGGAGTTTTTCCAAGAATTATATTTGCTCATAAATTTCTTGAGCAGGAATGCAAGGATGCAGCATTCAAAAGATCATTAAAAGATCTATCTTTTTGTAACCAAATACCTATCCCAGGGTATTATCAAAAGGCTGGATCTAAGCGAATAGGGATCCGACAATCAAAGACTTATAAAGGTAAACCACATAACACTCATGCTAGAATTGAAAAGCGTAAGCATTTATTAAGAAACAAaaaatgcaagtgttattttgcaAGAGATTGTCCTAAtgataaaagaaatgtcaaaagggTGGCAATTTTTGAGCAATTAGAAATTCCTGAAGATTATGATATCTTATCTGTACAAGAGGGAGAAGCTCAAAGTGACGCCATTTACAGTATTTCAGAGGGAGAAGATGATATTCTCGAGGTACAACACTCTGTTCAAACCTTGCAAATAAATTCATTATACATGTTAGGTTTGGAAGATGGAGGATACAGGCAACAGATTAAATTGACGGATGCACAGTCAAACTGTCTGCATCAATGGAAGCATAATGAAAAAATTCTTGCTCCACAATCAACGACTTGTAC CTGTAACTCCTGCACCTGCAACTCCATTTTATCCTATGAACTTGATACAGGAGCAGAGAAATTATATCATCTGGTGTGA